In the Vespula vulgaris chromosome 9, iyVesVulg1.1, whole genome shotgun sequence genome, tctctcttcgttcgtaaGTGAAGGACAACTTCCTTATCCAACGTCAGGGTCTTTCGATCTATTTCTTCAACTCCTTATTACGATCTCACGAAGAAGATGATTCACCAACCTAAAGCATCTATGACTTCTGACTGGGCACGTTTTTTATGAcctttaaaaaagattaacaagtttctctctctctctctctctttctctaacaaatacatacacgcacacattgTCTGCcaatgtctctctctttctcaccccTTTTTTtgctaataaatttattattctctatctctctcgatcCCGTATAACCTCCATATAGTATTGTTCGCATAACCGCAACGGAAGACTGCGGAATAAAATGATAAGAGGCTTTGTTATGATGAACGATAGTATATATACGCTATATACCGTGTCTCTTCTTTTAcgtcatttctttcattaacgttgttgaaaatacattttactCAATTacatcgtaataataatacaacatCTGTTATATACGTCTACGTGTATATgcgtacatgtatgtatatgtatttatgcatAGTTTTACAATGGAGTTAAATGAATTCACAATTGATAGCGTTGCTCCCTTTATGCAAAGGTCGAATAAAAGTTCGTAAAAGTTCTTAAGTGCACTTTAATAATCGCCTTCTCAAGCTATCTAGTATTgaggaagaagggagagagaggattggtaagaaaggaaatataatgACTCCAAATTCCTATTAGGTCGCGTTTACCGAGtcgatgacgataataatcgagTACCGGAGGTGAATTGCCACGTGGAATTAATCGGAGGAAGGAATGAAtaagtgagtgagagaaagatagaatatatatgtacggaatatttcattctaaaatattcttcttacTGACAATAATAAGATTACAAATCGTACGGGTATTTCCAGACATTTATCactattctttttaaaagtattatctctttctctctgctccTTTGTAAATGAAACGATCCATTTTTCGaacgttaaatatatatcacgcatattcgaacgatatctttgaaaaatgattactTTCCTCGGATTTTCtctgaaaataaatcgaagagAAGTATGGAGAGATTTCATTTGGCCTAAACTTTATACTAACTACCCTttctcctaaaaaaaaaaaaaaaaaaaaaagaaagaaagaaagaaaaataaaaagaaaacggactACAAACGTGTAGGCCATTTTAGATAGAGACGATCTAAATCAAGATGCATCGTAAAAGTTTCATTAAgatgcaaataaaaataaaaaatgaaaaataagaaataaaaaaaaaaaaaaacagatcgaacgatatataaaCCTACTAAGCAATTATATGAAACACCAGGTATATAGAGAAgatatcgaaagagagaaaggaagaacgaggcaaatgtgtgtgtgtgtgtgcgtatgtgaaagagagagaaagatagatagcaatcaggaaaaagagaaaagagagaagaagagagaagatagcaATCAGAAAGGAGTAAAAAGacagggaaagaaaaaacaggcAGGTTGTCGTTTACACGGCAGACTGGAGAAAGACGGGCGAAGAAAGCGGAAGGCAAAGGAGTTCATCGTTTAACGGTAGAATCTCTCGAGgacttcttcttcgttcgttcgtgcgCGTTACGGTCTTCGCCGTTTCGTCGTATACAATTTGACACACTTTGTAGGATCGCCTCCGGATCGCAAGGTCAGCCGGTTAACGTTTAATCATTATCGAGAAGCGAGCTTACGTTCtaacgtaagtacgtacaaatataacgtgtatatataatgtgtaccGAAAACTCGTAATTTATCCttaaagaagaacgagagaataaaaatattccaaaatttctcctctctcttttcgatcattgtttgataattatataattcatagtTCCATTCATAGTTGTTTGATAATTAAATGtgcttattttatatatgtattattgtaaaaattgtttatataattaattataatgttataaataattgttcatAGGTTttcaagtaaataataaaatagaataaagatTATAGAAAGATATGAATGATGTATTATTgatagatcatatatatatatatatagcaagagagagagagagagagagagagaggataaattgataaaattatatcatatataaattatttttttattatttagcgGACATTACgcttaattattaaatcaatgtattttaaatataaaaagtttaaagCATCAATCAAGTGTTTTGAcagtaaaatttgaaaaaagaaaattcaagttAATCGCATTGgtttataaatgatttatatatataatatacgtacgaTAATGGTAGGATTAAGACGATTGAACTATCTTCAAAcaaggaaaatatttgtaatccTATATGATATCATCGTAAAAGCTGTATGCATTtactaattatataaataactaaCTGATGACAtgtctaataataaaataaataaaataaatataaaaaaagaaagaacgagaaaatacAACTAGTTTGTTACCGAttgatgtatgtatacttttaattttttatgaatataacaatattaaaaaaattcaactattgtgtatttgaaaataaatacattgttGTTTAATGCTTACGCTAATTacatatagtaatattattattactatatgtTTGCAATATTGAATTATCaagaagattatatatatattttttaatttaatttttaaaactatcttctaattattaatatattgtgAAACAAAGATATCTGTTgcaaaaatatcgaaatcctTTCTTGTCAATAACAATACACCAGTGCTTAAAAAATCGCTCTATCGACTTTATCGATTTTACCTGTGTTAAATTCCGTTGGTTTCTCTCGTTAGAATAAACCTCTCATCATTTTATCACACTCTTATCTCTATTATATTtagatttttcattgatatagATATACCTGAAATGTCAAATATTACCGTGTAACTAATTCAATAGAAGAAACATCAAATTAATGTTACGacgatataatgatatattgctaagaaaaatgagaaacctCTTTACTCTTCATCCCTATATAACGAAATTAGCtcattgatttaattatatttccacATTAAAAAAAGTGGATACGAATTGGACTCGTTATAAGATCTCAGTGGAATGACAACgtggaaaaattaaaaggaaaaaagaaaatacaaaaaaagaaaaaaggaaactaaagaaaagaaaagaaatgagataaTAGACGAGTCCAATCAAGATCTGGTCCAAGTCGATCTAATCGGCGAAAGTTTCGATCGCGAGTTCGTtaatatatctctatatctcgTACTTGTCCGGTTCTTGCTCCAGAATAGGACAACGCTTCCATTTCAAGCGACATTTCTTCGGAAAGTTGGCGAAAGAAAGCAATCTAAGAAGGAGAGAGTCTCTCTCGATCGGCTTTCATCCGATATCATAGCATTTAGGGAtctttaaaatacaaaaaaaaaaaaatgagaaaaaaagacgagctaattttatgcaaaaaagaaaaaaacgtacaCAATAAAAAACGGATAAAAgatgataagaagaaataaaaaaaaaaacaaaacagagaaagagagagaatacaatataatcgatatcgtCTCATACGAGGAAACGTTATCTTTACATTAGGTACGATAAATTGGCTTTCGTTATCAAAACTGAGTTCTCCCGCgtttttctgatttttctttccttcttctctttcgcaTTCGATACTCATCGCTATGGATTTCTTTAATGAATTATGTTGGACTCTGAATGAAAAGGTTAATACATTTAATACGTCCTTGATACGTATCTTTCCCCATGAAGACGCAAAGagaattcctttttattattattattattattattatttttttttttttttttctttcttcgacgaCTTCAAAATAAAATGTCTGACAAATTTTCTTGATCAATGATTCGTCACGATAATCAATTTTGTAAAccatctatctatgtatcgcGTCGAATCAAATTATACTCTGTTATCTAATTCTAAGTAACGTTTCGttgatatttcgtttttttttttcttttctttttcttttcaagctCGTTGCTCTAAACGTGGACCCAGACGTCATTATTCCATGTGGAAAATTACAAGTGTACGCTGAAGCTAgagacgaacgaaagaaatgtttacttacttttatatagatacataaacatatatatatatatatacacacattcatAGATCGTAAAAGGTAGAGTGACACTCGTGTTCTTTCGTGGCACTCACGAAATCGAGTTATCGTGTTACTTACGTTTATTTAATACAGAATACCGATCGTGGTATTAACATAAGTGGAAAACCCGCGAGCTCCAGAGTAGCCAAGTGAAATGCCGCTTGTGttacataaacatataaataactCGATAACTCGCTCGTGCTCGCAAAATATTctacacacgtatgtacataaacgctaatatacatacacatacatacacgcctatatatattttataagagatatatattttttttcttttactcgttTTACCCCTTGTAACTCTTCTCCCTGCTTTATTCATTACTCTTATTTACAACAAActtattctattaaaattttgataGATAATATAGATATCAATAGGTGAATTGTAAGAATGATTTCTCCGACATTATATTTAAGTGAAtgtgttttaattaataaaaaatgttgatcacgttgatatcatttctttttcttttctttttttttttttggatggCCTAAaattctcgaagaaaaaaaaaaggagagagaatgtgtACTTTATCTCTTAGATTTTATCAACTTGGTAAACAATTTATTCGTCGATTCCAGATTATCTCTTATCGTCGAACGATGATCATTTTCGTACGgagatactttttattacctgaaatatatattacgttcgttcgaaaaaaatcaCGACGTCGGTAAACACTATTTAGGTCAATCAAGGCCTACTAACCCGGTAAGTCGATTTTGACGTCATGATTTTTATTCAATCGTACAGGagataacaatatatatatatatatatatatatatatatatatatatgattatctATTAGAAATACACGTTCGAAACATTCTCGGAATAAATAGATAACGTAATATCTATCGAAATACATCTGGTTCTCTTATtacgattctttttattttctaacaaGTTTTATTCACACGTTTTACTTACTTTCACGCGACTGTGTAAAAATGCAAAATACGTCGCACGAAAAATCATACTGATACTTTGCAAATcaaattatcttcttttttgaaaagatattctcctcttttttttttcttttcatttttctcgacgcattaatttttctttttctttttttttaatacaacgTTTTCAATACAttcatttctctattttaaatTGCTTCATCGCATAATTTTTGttgagttttatatatatcattgtcaatgaatttttacataatctttgtttttttatacttttccttttatatatatatatatatatatatatatatatatatatataaagatagaatAATATGAACTATAAAACATCGAAATcgataacaaacaaaaaggaacATATTCTCATTCctcgtaaatatttttcgtgaaaTTCGTTTTCTTGCTACGCGTGATCattaataagaaaacgaaTTGAGAGATATACTTCTCCGAATGGCTTAATCGTTCGATAACAAACCtacatataacaaattatGCTAATTAATGTGTACAAGTGTTCcatagaaatagaataataacattaattatagatagaagaaaaattagaatttttcgtACTGGTATCAAATTTACTGGTAcacgttattattaatcatacaccatgtacacacacatacacacacacacaaacatatatatatatatataaatatatatttctccaCCGTTACTTGCAATCCAAACAAAGATGACTCTCGGAAAAGTTCATTGAATCGTATAAACGAGGTCCGTCTCACGGAACTAAcgactaaaagaaaaaataattgaaaggagataatgaaaattcgCACTGGAAATTAACATGGTATACGTGGCATGCATTGAGTGtaataaatgcatataaagGAGAGAGCAAAGATCGCACATTTCAAATGAACTCGAGAAATTCAATGACGCATCAGTACGGTTTTCTTCGGTATCGTCGTCTCTCACGTTTACGtctaaatatctatatatatatacatatatacatatatacgaatatatacgaagtcaaataaatatatattcaaataagtATACGAATacatcatatattatatatatatatatatatatatatatatatatatatatatatgcattcatatacgataagaaaaatttattctaaaataaaaaaataaaaaaaaaaaaaatcgtgaagtaaaataaagaacgatttatctttgtatttcgatcgtacgatatttttcgttcactctttccattttcttttttcttttcttttttttttatataagaagCAATCTCCTAAAAAGTGTATACGCATGCGCACACACGCGTGAATACGAGAAACTCTCGtgcataataataacaataataataactattaataataatattactaataataataataataataataataataataataataataataataataataataataaaaagaaaaagacagagagcttatattatatactttgatCCATTTTCGATCCAGGCTCGCTCGACGCAACCTTGCCGACCCAAAGAGAGTCTCCAAAATTGGCCGCCATCCGGCGAGGCGatgtaaaaacaaaagacAGCTGAGACAGGGTGGTCGACATTGGCGTAGGAACGTATACggtcaagagagagagagaaagagagagagaaagaaagagagagagagagagagagtaccaAAAACCATCACcataattatcatcatcatcatcattattattattactggtACAACACTAAACTCATAATTAGCACCAAAACACTTCGAAAATATGAcgttcataattttatatatatatatatgtatgtatgtatatatatatatatatatacacaaccGATAACGAAGTATAGCGGCAGCAGTAGTTCAGCACTACCGGATGCTTTTTGACTCGTGACgtgcgttctctctttctctttttctctctctctttctctcacgttcACCAAAGATCATTTTCTTGTCCTCTaacaattcttctttttctttttctttttcttctttaacgtatgacgaaggaaaaagaatgagaaaaaagagaaagaaagagagagagagagagagagagagagagagagagagagagagggagagagagggagaggaagaaaaaaaaagagaaagataaaggataCGAGGAAGACGAGAAAGACAGGAAGTTTTTAAGAGATCGAACTCGCTAAGAGTCGTTTCGTTCCACGCCCATATCGCCTGCGGAGTAGCTCCTTTTCTATCCCCTCTGCCTCtcaatatctctctctctctctctctttctctctctctctatagaAGCTCTTCTGAGTTCAAGCAGTTGTCTCatatctatccttctctcgcTAAAGCAGAGGACGCGCGTTTTGTGTGTAAAATAATACGCACAGCAGCATGCATACGTTACCGTATACATTtacgtagagaaagagagagaaatacatacacacacataaatacgcacatacacacactccACACTCCACTCACACTCACCTTGATGATAAGCTCGATCTCAGGCACATCGCCGTTGCTGGTGCCATTCTCATGTCCATCCGTGTCCGccattttctctccttcgttgTACCTTAACAATCGAAAAAGGCGACTTTTCTTCGCAGTTTCTCTTCGACCTCTAAAATCCGGCTAGCtagctcgctcgctctcttgCTCGGtcgctcgatcgatcgatcaatcacTGTCACGATTTCTTTGAAGAGTACGCGATGGAAGCTCGCGGAATACTGACGCCACCGTACGTAGACTCCGCTACAGCGATCCGAACGCGATGTTGCCAGATCGTGCGAACCTGTGTTTCTGTATATCTCTATCCTTGTCTACCGGTCGTTGATTCGAACGAGAATAAGTCGTTTGTTAGATCGATCGTAGTCTCGAGTGTTTGTTCTTCTTTACATctcgtcgttttctttttccgaatTTCTCcctaattattatctttaatttatgttcgttcttttttcattattttaacgtTCTTTCATCATCCCTTCGTTTGATTCCCTTTCGATacttttttacgatatatatactataGCGTCCGTATAGTTCACACGACAGATGGCGCTTCGTGTCAATATGTCAGCGTCGCCCAATAcctttcaaatttattttcaatgtcaAAGTGATAATAACGTGGAATCTAACGCGACAGACTACATGCGTTGGAAAAAATCTAATAACAATTGTTCAGATTTATTACGATCTTCGTGTTCCGCGTAACAAAGTAAtattcgatattcgatattcTCGTATTTTAGCGCGAGAAATTTGAATGACGACTCGAATAAGATTTCAAAGTAGATATTTTACTGATTATTCAAACCATATCGTGATCGTTTGTAATGTTATTATGATATACCTGATATTTTGTTCAATTATCTCACCATTGTATCTAATACGAgaatttcgatgaaaaatcgaaCATACTGATTTTGAATAAGTCCAAATAAATTCGGCAACCTCGCGATGCAATTATTGTGACGTAGCAATGTTATATCAAATGCGGTTGCGCACTCGATTGGTCGAGTCACGGATCACGTGGCTTTAGTACCAAGTTATCGTTGAATCATATCTCTTActattcaaatttaaattaaaatgtcgtgtaatgaataatatattttaaaatatatataaaatatgacaaaaaaaaaaagatatttctacTCATACTGATATATCATTACTTTCATTTTAGTGAGCCGATAAGTTTCGTCGTAATGTAACGCCATCTCGTGCGAactcgattaattaatattattcgaataaaacaaatgaaaagaaaaaaagatgtatcAATTTTTCAACGTAATAATTACTAACAAGAGAATTTttcaattgtaataattagacgatatatattcttaacaattattcttatataatataataacaataagaagaaaaattgcatatttacataatattaattttatactccacttttatatatctagcaaataataattttcttagtgaataataatagttttcaAAATAACAAATCAGATCTATATTTGTACAAATAATTTCGTGAACCGTGTTATTTActcttaatttttgttcttttaaaaattattattattattattattattattattattattaaaattattattataatgattattatttttcttttttttcttttttctttttttttcttttttttttttaatggataaggcaaaaaatatatataaaactgtgAAAATCTCTAACacggataaagaaaatagtggGAAGATAGCTACTAACCTAACCGAAGGATTATCAATACTATTTATGCGTTTTTAGCATTATTAGTAATTTCTAAGTCTACTTCGGTTAGtgttcatatataattttttttttatctcgacaCGCAACTTTAATGAGAGACTGCGTAAGCAGCAAGCTGAAtctattatattcataaatatatgtatatatatgtatatgtatgtatgtgtatatatatatatatatatatatatatatatatatatatatatttttagaatttctctttcctcttagCCATATCCATCGTTATTATAGCAAACTAGGAATAATTATATCCTctaaagaattttcaataatatagaatttacgATAGCCGCACGATTTCCTATGTAACATTCCTGCTAAAAACGTTAAAGATTCTGTAAGAccgttcgaaaaatatttgtacggctaacacacacacacacacgttatATATGcgaacataaatacatacatatatatatattatgtatgtatgtatataagaatttcatttaaaattgtataaatttacTTGGAACGTGATTTAATcctattaaaatttcattactttAAGATCATATATCTCTCATTGATTTGTCCATTTTTAAACGCATATCAATCAATAATATACAATGAAACGTGATTGGACCATGATATATCAAAAGCAACGAATAAAACAAGTAAATCGTGCAACGATCGAGCGTGAGAAAACTGCACGTACGTAGTAGTAGGAGTTATTcaatagataattataataatataatataaatatcaaacatCACCATAAATATACGAGTATCGTATAGTAACAGTAATTGACTAATTTTGGTTTCACACACAGATTTTTTACTCTTCACAGAGACCACGATAGAGAATTTTTCCTTCCTGTCTTTACATCGATTccattacaaattttaattaataatcaatgatTCGATTTAATTCCTTAAAGGATCTAAACTTTCCAATGAAAAATCATCAGTACCGATGGATAAACCCCTGCTAAAGCCATcctaaaaaataatgtatatttatataaataactaaCGATATTTCTACGAAATGCTTTTAATGTATaacatattaatttcttacataaaacaataatactaCTAACTTTCATTTCGAGCAATCTCTTATCCAAAAGTCCAATGGCATTTTCTAATTCCTGTTGGCTTGGACTTGAGTTTACGGTGGTAGCACCAAATTCTCCCATTTCAAAGGGATCATTGAAGTCGTTCTTTGTATTTATAGATGGCGTAGGATTGAAAGGCACACTGCCAAAAAGGTCCTCTTTTACTCCATTCTGTCGTCTCGAATCCTTAGCTTTTGGAGGCGGTGCCACTGAGGATACACAGAGACGTTTTATGTGATATTACATACACATTTAAAAATCCCAAAAAacaaacatttctttcttttcgtgtaatttattttattaataaaatctcacTAAATTTCATTCAACTCGATTTAGTACTTTTGAAAATATCATTTGACAAAAACTACTGAATAAAATGGTCGCGATAACTTGAGATACAATTTATATGGAGATTTTTGATCGAAAATACTTTGATGGTTTAGAAATTAATGACGAAGAAGGATATGAAGATTAAACAATTTGGATAATTATTAACTGAACACTGTAGATATAAAACAATCTCGTCATAATTATCATTAGCATAATAATATTGCAGTCGGAAGAAATATTTGTGAGAAGAGTATCAAGTACATTATCCTATGCTAATGAAAAACGTTTCGTGGTTCGAtcaaagacaagaaaaagtatttaaaaaaacagtAACTTATCGTCCAACTTGTAAGAAATCGCAATTTTATACGCTGTTTTTTTACAATTCtacatttgaattaattttttcaaacaaactacaataatacattattatatcgtcTTCATTAGTCCTACCGTCTCCTATTGATTCTTTCAAAAACCAACTTGAATCATTCCTAAACAGATAATATATAACCGTAACTCGTACATGGATGACGCGACCTATCGATTACTTTACTTGTCATCCAAATTCGAAGGACATGAGGATAATCAATGCGTTAATACAAAATCAAGAAACTTACATAATGGTGGTGGACTTGCAGTGCCATTAGTTTGTGAAAATAGATTAGAATTAGACGACAGTTGACCATTAAGAAGAGGATTGTTGTTCGTTTGATGATTAGCAAGACCGTTAGCTGCCGTCTCGTATGCACGAGGATTAAAGTCTTCTTCGAACTCATCCATGAGGAGACCCTCTAATTTAGTACCAACAACCGGCGTTGGTGTTGCCTCGCTTCtgttatacaaaaaaaaaagttataaattatttattaaaatatgttgTACATTTAATATCCATCAATCATATCAATCGGTCTTTTATAACCGACCCCATGAAATCGTCATCAAAGGATTTTTCAAAGCTTCTAGGAGGAACAGGTGGTGGTTGCTGCGGACCATTAGACGTGTTTCCGTTACTGTCGCTGTTTATTCCTATCAGAGGAGACTTGTTTGTAGTGCCGTTGACTTGCGGAGATTCGCTCGGTGCTCCTGGTACATGCAGGATATCCGGAAGATCGTGCTGCAAGAGGTAAGTCGACACGTCCgcctataaaaagaaaaaaggaaaaaaagaaaaaagaaaataagaatgaaagatgaacttaaatatttatgtaacgTTATAATTGTTTCAATAGGATTTAAAagtaactttttaatattcaaataacggtttcaaaataataaaataatagtaattgaCATATTTACTGACCGAGCCTTTGATAGCAGCAATGTCTTGCAATCGTTGTCGATAGACATTGTTCTCGTGCTCCAATCTCTTGATCTTTTGTTGCAATACCATGCAACGT is a window encoding:
- the LOC127066295 gene encoding PTB domain-containing engulfment adapter protein 1-like, producing MRNSTLLKWAQNSTNNKNQTSKNGGTSRNWIHPPDALQKGHIAYLVKYLGSTEVDQPKGIEVVKEAICKLKFSQQLRKSEGTKTPKVELTISIDGVAIQEPKTKTSPKRIMHQYPLHRISYCADDKGEKKFFSFIAKEEDAEKHTCFVFVSDKLAEEITLTIGQAFDLAYRRFLETSGKDLETQRRCMVLQQKIKRLEHENNVYRQRLQDIAAIKGSADVSTYLLQHDLPDILHVPGAPSESPQVNGTTNKSPLIGINSDSNGNTSNGPQQPPPVPPRSFEKSFDDDFMGSEATPTPVVGTKLEGLLMDEFEEDFNPRAYETAANGLANHQTNNNPLLNGQLSSNSNLFSQTNGTASPPPLLAPPPKAKDSRRQNGVKEDLFGSVPFNPTPSINTKNDFNDPFEMGEFGATTVNSSPSQQELENAIGLLDKRLLEMKDGFSRGLSIGTDDFSLESLDPLRN